TTGTACAAATAATATCTCACTAATACCATATTTGTTGCTGTTCTTaggtatttttaaatggtttatcaGACTCGACACAGAGATGTTGTATATACACTTGTGTGATGGCATAATGAAAATTGAACATGTGTTATATTATTGTTATAAAAATGACACTTTCAGTGTTTTGTTCATAATATTTCGTTTTGTAACCATTCATAACTATTACACGTGTATGTTCTCAAAACCATAAGTTTTGTCGACTTTCCCACTTTTCTCATGTGCCAATGTGGGATCAACCGAATTAGCACCTGCATAATTACAAACATAAATTACTTGAATAAAACCAACAAAGCAAGTTGGCGATAATAGTGAACAATAGTGCTAAACAACACCATACCAGTGGTCGTGGGATGGCACGATCGTAGTGGCGTTGGTTCCACGCATTCACGAGGATAGCTCCTTTGTATTTTCCATTGTTGCACCAGGGTCATTAGTTTGtgagcacgaaagaaatggatattagagatttcttcctgccaatataaaacattatcttagccgcatcatggaaatatctataaagtagagtttgtgagcctatgaCGCCGCatactccgtgactgtgttaaattcataaactttgccttttggattaaatgtcactataacgttggtatttaatttttacaaaattgttatcttatcgtgcgatccgtgtgtttttagtacaaaatgttagttatcccgtagcaacgcacgagcacgctacctagtaGAAAATGAAAAGGGCCGACGACAACCCCTTTTGGCCCAACAACTCCCTCGACCCACGTGGAACGTtcacacacgcagcaagccggactAACGAGCGGCCCACGATGCAAAGCTCGCGTGAGCGCCGACGATTTTGTAAAAAAGTCCTCGTACTACGCGGTTATCACACGATGACTCCACGCACTATTACAATAGAGACGGACTTCGCACCGAGCACCCCGTAATACATCACCTTCGCAAATACGAAATCCCCGTCGCACCTGGGCGCAGCGACACAGTTCCGGCCGACACAGCACACCTATGCCGGCCAACAGAGCGGGGCCCGGCTACCCGAGCAAGCTGACGAGTGCCGCAGGGTCAAGACGAACTCCAAGACGACGGTTGAGAGAAAAACAACGGTCCTAGCACTCTGTCCGCGCCGCCAAGCCACCCGCCATGGTGGCGCGAGCACGCCGACGTCCTAGGATGCTAATGGAGAGGTAAAGATGGGGGGAAAGCAGCAGTGGCTCATCGCGGTCCATGCTGTGGAGACGATTGGAGCGAAGGATGGTCGAGCCGGCCCGGCCACATGCGAGCGACCAAGACAGCGGACATGGCCGCGTCACCGCGTTGCCGGCGAGGACCCTGGCCGAAGGGAGGTGAGCACACAATAGAGGGGGGTCAAATCAAAACTACCGGTGCCAACAATTGAACCACTACCGACGATTAGGACCTTACCCCTAATTGCACCCTACTCTGACGGCGAGCTGACCGGTGGTGACGGAAATGCCAAATTGGCCGGCAACAGCGCACTTCTAGTTCTCTATGCGGGTTGGGCATTTAGATAGCTTTGTGACCTAGCTACTGACATGAAGAATCGACTCGAGACGGACCACACGTTGTGAATTTGAACGGCGCCTGCTGACAGCAGCACGAGGGCACGGCAGGGCACAGTGCGCGACACAGGGCATGATTTGTCTTGCTGGGTCATGCGAGTGACAAGGCGGCTACGCTACCGAACGGCGGAGACGGGCGGCTACACGATGGGACCACCTGGCCTTGTCCGAGAGTGGGCGGTTGAAGCGAAACGGCGAGTGCACGGGAAAGGGCATCGACAACCCGACAAGGAGGTAGCTCGATGAGATGGCCACAGCGTAGGCGCAACGACACAGCGTGTGGCAGCTGAGCGGTGTCGTGACGTGCATAAAGGTGGCAGGTATGCGTGGCGCTGGCTGAGCACGGCGCGACGGGACGCGACACGACGCGGGCACAATGGCTCAGCGTGACTGCTCATGCGCGCCCAGCAACGCAGCAGCGAGGCAACAACAGCGCACGATAAGGCAGTCAGCGTCGGTCAGCCGTGTCGTAGACCTATGCCGGTGCGCGAGAGCTGTGCCACGGCCGACAACAGCTTGCGCACAACAGGGGGCGACTGCGGTCATGCCGGGCCCGGCGTGCAGACGACGGCCACAAGGCTGGCCAACGGGGCAAGGCATGGCAGGAGAGCGATCAGATGCTCGGTGACGGCAGCGCGGCGATGGTGGATAGGCTCGGCCAGACGCCCAGCCAGTAGCCAGGCCACAGCGCGGCCAAACATGGCAGAACGCGCTGAGACCCGTGGTGACCGCGGCCAAAGGCCAAACGACCAAAACCAGTGCTGTGCACGCTTTGTAAAGCGATGCCAAGGCTGCCAAACAGCGTGGTTAAGGTTCGGCCAACTTCACTAACCTAAAGTCCACGCCACCAGCTAGCTAGGAAAGTACTCGGCGTGACCAAAGAGTGACTAGGAAAAAGGATAAAAAAGACCAAGATGAGTTCGTCGCACAGCGCACCGGTTCGCGAATAGAACACCGAACATGGTTCCTCGCGTGTTCTAAGGAGTTTCGAGCAATTCTTGGGGTAACCCCGCTACGTCAGACCATCCTACGAACTACACCAAGCTAAGGTACTCGCCATGAATCATCAAACTATACAAAAACATGGATATATTGTTTAATCATTTTTGTTAAATTTTAAATGCCAAAGTAGCATCGTCTATATCGTCCCTAACTTAGCAATTGTCGAGGGGCTCGTTAGAACTTAACACCTGTTAACACTTTTGTCTTAATTTTTACAAGCTTTAAACCTCGTCGGCTTCAACTAAGGCTTCAACTAACAACATAACATGAcatagtccatacttcatactaattcatggaacaaaatattaaagcgcTATTTAAGTAGGTCCCACTATATAATTCACCCAAGATAGCACTTTTAAACACAAATCATTAGTTTGCCGACTCAACGGAATTCGATCTTTGAGCTATCAGAAATACCATGGAACGACACCTATTCATCAAATCCACAGTTGCACTTCgaatttatttaagtactaaatacaagttatattttatcttTGTTTATAAAAAAATTGCTCTTCATgtttaatcaaataaacaagccattcgctaTTTACTCGTTATCAGGCATTAACCTatatgctaagcaagctcgtaacactagaggtgttacaaagaCACACCATTAAAGCTCTATTACAGTACAAGGGGTGCTATCTGGCTCCACCAGGTGCCGATTTCATATGCCTGGGCCTCAACAACATGCCTCTGCCAGGCAACAAAATAGGGTTCCAACCAAACGATAGATAGGCGCACCAAGGCACCTCTTTAACTAGGCAATTTCTATCCAGGGCTTCATACAAATGAGCCCATAGCGTATTAGCATTTGGCTGAACTGATGTTGTCCGATGAACAAGCATACTGCATACAGACAACTTGCTAAAGGCTTTAGGAACACTGTTTTTTGCTCTCAAGGGCATGTGCTCATTGTACGTCACCATTAGATATATATGGAATGTGTGCACTCTGGGAGAATGCACATGCTCTTGAGGGCAAATTTAACTTTCTAGATATTTAAGAGAACCCTTGCGAATCACTATGATCCCTATTGCTAAAGATCGCTAATGGTCCTTGGTTGGCAAATTCTTGCCTAGTAGTGGACTGGGTGGCTGTGACCGACCCTAGACACAGGGTAGCCCCTAGTCGAGGCTAGCTAGCTGGGGCGATAGAGGCAATGACCAGGCCTGGGCTAGCAACTAGTGGTTCATGGTTGGTTGAGCAAGCCCAATATATGGTGGCAGTGCGATGGGAGAATAAAGCAACCAATGTCGCCTTGTGTGAAGGCCCTTTGGGTGCTGAGAGGAATTGCGACGAAAGTGTAGTGGATAGAAAAACGGTGTTGACCGATGGAGGATCACCAGTTCAATCCATCCCAGTGGTCACCTCATTGGTGAAGAGCCCTTGGCGGCTATATTGAAAGGAGTCGGCACTAAGGATGATGTCGTTGTCGAACAAGGAGATAGTTCAAGGGCCAAAGGCCTAAATTGGTGCAAAGAAATATGGCATGTGTAATTAGTGAGTGTCGGATAGTTTGTTTCTAACTCTATATGAAGATTAGAAACTGGAACTAGTGTTTTTTAGCATCCTTAAGAAGCTTCACAAATAGTTAACTAATAACTAATAGTTAGCAGCTAATAGCTACGAACTAGGTGGTTGGATAGCTGGGGTCCGTTTGGATGCACCTCCTAGGTGGTTGGATAATTAGGGTATTGAGTCGTATGTAACTAATATAAGTAGATGCTAAAATTGTCCAAGGTTATAATTGGATCCTCAGCTAATGTCACAGCTAATGTCTTACCTGGCACCTAGCTAACAACTAGCTATTAGTTGATTGTTTTCTAGTTAATACGACTAATAATTAATTTAGTGGATCTTAAATGGGACCTTAGTTTTTTTGTGATTACACGATACAACGGAGACACTCACAACACACGTACACTTacccctataaacacatgcatgcAAACCGTATCCCCATGAGCATTTTCGAAGACTAAGCCGGTAATTCCTCGAGATTaacgaagtcaccacagacgtATATGAACTATTATCACCCCTCCACTAACTAATGGGCTAATTGTTAGAAGCCTTGTTTGAATTCTGATTTGCTAATTTTAACTGTTACTcatttcattccaaattataagaagttttagcttttctatatatattgctttaactatacatttagacatagtgtatatctaaaatctctgtatctagaaaaatcaaaacaccATATAATTAGGAATAGTGAAGGTAACTATTAGCACCAGTGGATCTAAAATGGCAAAGACGGAGGTAGACCCAGATTTGATTTTTGCTCCTGTGAACCTACCtcttttttttgaatttggttactgtagcacttagtttttatttgacaattagtgttcaatcatggactaattaggctcaaaacgttcgtctcgcgatttccaaccaaattgtgcaattagtttttttcgtctacatttaatgctccatgcacgtatcgcaagattcgatataatagctactgtcacactttttgagaaactttttaggaactaaacgtGGCCCTAGCTGAAATTGGTGGAACGAGGTGAACATAGGAGATTGCTCTACGCGGTTGGTGGAACAAGGACACCGGTCCGCTCCTCCAACGACCCCCACGGGTTCCCAGAGATTCTTTGGCGGTAGGTGATGGATCCCAACAAAAATCCTGTCCCCACCGGAACCACTGACCGACTGACGCAGCATACCCAATCCGCGCGCCCATCACCGCATCCGTCCACCCGCCGCCAGGCGCCACCCAACGTGCTTCGCCGGGGGCTAGAATCCGGCCCCCAGATCCCCGTCCCGGCGCGGTTGCCAGCACGGGTTTGCCGACTTCGACAGGCACCGTGCCCGGCCATCAGCGACGAGGCAGCGGGCGCCGCAAAAATTAGCCCTCTCGTTTAGTTCCTCCGTTCAAAACTTTACCtattgtcacatcaaatatttagacacatgtatagagtattaaatatagatttaaaaaataattaattacacaaattacgactactttacgagacgaatcttttaagcctaattagttcgtGATTTGACAATAAAATGCTACATTAACACATATGCTGatgacgaattaattagacttaataaattcgtctctaGGTTTACCGAtaaattctataatttatttttttattagtatatgAACAGCCCGCTTAACGTTGTATGTATCTGAACACCACCTCAGAGACCGCCAAGGCGCTCGGCGAAAATCTTCTGCAGCCGCCGGAGCGGATGGGCGCCCGTGCCAACCCCCGATTGCCGATTTCTGTGGCTGGGCCTCCGCTACCTGCCACGCTCCACGTCCATCCAAACGCCATCCGCGCGCTCCGCCTCCCGTTGCCGATCAGTTGCGTCAGCGTCACGCGTGCGTGCTGACTCCACCTCCACTATACTAGCAGCAGCTTGGCGGACAGCTGCTCTGCTCTCCTGCATGCATTACTAGCCAAGCCAGGCAGGCAGCACCCCAGCCGCCGCCCGCTCTTCTCGGCAGGAGCGGAAGCCGAGTCCTCTCCCACCGCGGGGCGGGCCACTTCCCATTCCTGCGCCTGCCTCGCCTCGCGTCGCGCCCCCTCCCCCCTCGCCTCCCCACCCCACCCGACCAGATGGAGCGCGCACGCCGCCACGCCAGCCGCGCGCTGCTGCGGCGCCTGCTCGCGGCGGCCGCGGCCTCGCCCACCACGTCGTCGTCCCGCGGCATCTCCACCCTGTCGCCGGCGGCGCCCGCggggaggcagcagcagcagaaccAGCAGCGCCGTGCTCCCCGGCCTCCTCCCCATCAGCACGCGCAGGGGcggccggtgtcggtgtcggcgCTGCAGCCGAGCGACACGTTCCCGCGGCGGCACAACTCGGCCACGCCCGCCGAGCAGGCGGCCATGGCGTCCGTCTGCGGGTTCCCCGGCGGCGTCGACGCGCTGATTGACGCCACGGTGCCGGCCGCCATCCGCGCCCCGCCGATGCGGTTCTCCGGGAGGTTCGACGCCGGGTTCACCGAGTCGCAGATGCTGGACCACATGCAGCGGCTGGCGTCCATGAACAAGGCGTACAAGTCCTTCATCGGGATGGGGTACTACGGCACGCACGTCCCCGGTGTGGTGCTGCGCAACCTCATGGAGAACCCGGCCTGGTACACCCAGTACACCCCGTACCAGGCGGAGATCGCGCAGGGCCGCCTCGAGTCGCTGCTCAACTACCAGACCATGGTCGCCGACCTGACCGGCCTGCCCATGTCCAACGCCTCCCTCCTCGAcgaggccaccgccgccgccgaggccatGGCCATGTGCAACGGCATCCTTAGGGGAAAGAAGAAGACTTTCCTCATCGCCTCCAACTGCCACCCGCAGACCATCGACGTGTGCCGGACGCGCGCCGACGGCTTCGACATCCGCGTCGTCGTCGCCGACGCCAAGGACTTCGACTACGGCGGCGGCGACGTCTGCGGCGTGCTCGTGCAGTACCCGGGCACCGAGGGCGAGGTGCTCGACTACGCCCAGTTCGTCAAGGACGCGCACGCCCACGGCGTCAAGGTCGTCATGGCCACCGACCTGCTCGCGCTCACCACGCTGCGCCCGCCAGGCGAGATCGGCGCAGACATCGCCGTCGGCTCCGCGCAGCGCTTCGGCGTGCCCATGGGCTACGGCGGCCCGCACGCCGCGTTCCTCGCCACGTCGCAGGAGTACAAGCGACTCATGCCCGGCCGTATCATCGGAGTGAGCGTCGATTCCACCGGCAAGCCCGCGCTCCGCATGGCGATGCAGACCCGGGAGCAGCACATCCGCCGGGACAAGGCCACCAGCAACATCTGCACTGCACAGGTACCTCTCGGCGCAGCGCACTCCACCCACCCCGCTCACCAAATTGCCTGACAGGGACCCGATCGATCGTACACTAGTGTGTTAGTGATAGAGTAGTAGTTAGTGACAAGGACGCTTGTGGTTGGCAGGCCTTGCTCGCCAACATGGCTGCCATGTACGCTGTCTACCATGGTCCAGCGGGGCTGAAGGCGATCGCTGACCGGGTTCATGGCCTGGCTGGCACCTTCGCCCACGGCCTCAAGAAGCTCGGGACAGTGACCGTGCAGGACCTGCCCTTCTTCGACACGGTCAAGGTCACGTGCTCTGATGCACGTGCAGTTGCCAAGGAAGCTGTCAAAAACGAGATGAACCTCCGGGTTGTCGACGCCAACACGGTGCGATTTTATTTGATTGATCACTATATATGTCACTATTTCATTCCAGCTCGTCGCGATGATTTTCAGAGCTGAGCATTTATTAACTCCTAATTGTGATGCATTCCTATAGATAACCGTAGCATTTGATGAGACCTCCACCCTGGAGGATGTTGACAAGCTGTTCAAGGTGTTCAACAATGGAAAATCAGTAAGTACTCATTCAATCACTGCAAAGTATAATGTGCGTGTGTTATTAAATGACGATGTGAAATTAGACCCAAATATTAAATTAAATGGTGTGCCATTGCAAACACTTTCAGGCCAGCTTCACAGCTGAATCCCTCGCACCAGAGGTCTCAAGCTCAATTCCTAGCAGCCTTGCTCGCGAGAGCCCCTACCTAACGCATCCAATCTTCAACATGTACGTGCCTCTGAAATCTGAAGCCCAGTCTGGTCCACTAATTTGTCGGAATGTTTCTGATTTGCCATGCTGCTGTGGACTTGCAGGTACCACACAGAGCATGAGCTTCTTCGTTACCTGCATAAGTTGCAGTCCAAGGATCTCTCACTGTGCCACAGTATGATCCCTCTTGGTTCTTGCACAATGAAGCTAAACGCTACTGTTGAGATGATGCCTGTTACATATCCCAACTTCGCGAACCTGCACCCGTTTGCCCCCACTGATCAGGCTGCAGGGTACCATGTAAGGACCATGATTCAGTTTCTATCCTGATGGCAAAGTATTCGCAGCATGAATTTCCAAACATCTGAAATAACTTGTTTTCTGTCATAGGAAATGTTTGATGACTTGGGCAACCTGTTATGCACGATCACAGGTTTTGATTCTTTCTCTTTGCAACCAAATGCTGGTGCTGCAGGAGAGTATGCTGGATTGATGGTTATCCGTGCATACCACAACGTATGTCATGATCTATGTGGCCTAGCCTTTTCCTCTCTTGCTTTTCTGGTAATCTTTGTTACAGAATTATGCTGATAAAATGCAGTCAAGAGGAGACCACCACCGCGATGTCTGCATCATTCCTGTATCAGCACACGGCACAAATCCTGCAAGTGCTGCTATGGTTGGAATGAAGATTGTTGCTGTTGGAACTGATTCCAAGGGTAACATAAACATCGAGGAATTGAGGAAAGCTGCAGAAGCAAACAAGGACAACTTGGCTGCTCTGATGGTACTCTTGCTCTTGTTATGCCCTTTTAATATGAGGATTTACTTCCCATTtccttaattgaaaggcagagctcctgccaccACGTTCAAAAAATATGAGGATTTACATTGGACATTTACTCTTTCATCTCTATTAATATACTGAAAGATTATCACTATGTGTCGAGAATAACAGTGTGTTACAATATTAACTTATTTTCAGGTAACCTACCCTTCAACCCACGGAGTCTATGAAGAGGGCGTTGATGAGATCTGCAGGATCATTCATGAAAATGGCGGGCAGGTCTACATGGACGGGGCTAACATGAATGCTCAGGTTATTTTTTCACAGTTTGCTATTCCATCTTCTGTACTTTGTTCATTATGCAAGCACTCTCTTCAAGAAATTATTATTCTAAAAATTATGGGACACATTTATATTGCTATGTGTAGATGGCATTCCAACATGCGATGAACTTGATTCTTCTTATTTTTGAAAAGAAAATACTTGTGTAGTGAACttacgagacaaatctattaGAGTGCAGTACTTAGCATTAGCAAGATAAGTAATTCTGTGGTTCTCTTGAAAATATTAAATTTCGTGTATAATCTATCAAACTGTATGTTCCTAACTACTTTTTGTTCTATAAGAAAAGTATTTTCTCCTAGTTCACCTG
The sequence above is drawn from the Miscanthus floridulus cultivar M001 chromosome 15, ASM1932011v1, whole genome shotgun sequence genome and encodes:
- the LOC136506465 gene encoding glycine dehydrogenase (decarboxylating), mitochondrial-like, whose protein sequence is MERARRHASRALLRRLLAAAAASPTTSSSRGISTLSPAAPAGRQQQQNQQRRAPRPPPHQHAQGRPVSVSALQPSDTFPRRHNSATPAEQAAMASVCGFPGGVDALIDATVPAAIRAPPMRFSGRFDAGFTESQMLDHMQRLASMNKAYKSFIGMGYYGTHVPGVVLRNLMENPAWYTQYTPYQAEIAQGRLESLLNYQTMVADLTGLPMSNASLLDEATAAAEAMAMCNGILRGKKKTFLIASNCHPQTIDVCRTRADGFDIRVVVADAKDFDYGGGDVCGVLVQYPGTEGEVLDYAQFVKDAHAHGVKVVMATDLLALTTLRPPGEIGADIAVGSAQRFGVPMGYGGPHAAFLATSQEYKRLMPGRIIGVSVDSTGKPALRMAMQTREQHIRRDKATSNICTAQALLANMAAMYAVYHGPAGLKAIADRVHGLAGTFAHGLKKLGTVTVQDLPFFDTVKVTCSDARAVAKEAVKNEMNLRVVDANTITVAFDETSTLEDVDKLFKVFNNGKSASFTAESLAPEVSSSIPSSLARESPYLTHPIFNMYHTEHELLRYLHKLQSKDLSLCHSMIPLGSCTMKLNATVEMMPVTYPNFANLHPFAPTDQAAGYHEMFDDLGNLLCTITGFDSFSLQPNAGAAGEYAGLMVIRAYHNSRGDHHRDVCIIPVSAHGTNPASAAMVGMKIVAVGTDSKGNINIEELRKAAEANKDNLAALMVTYPSTHGVYEEGVDEICRIIHENGGQVYMDGANMNAQVGLTSPGFIGADVCHLNLHKTFCIPHGGGGPGMGPIGVKKHLAPFLPSHPVIPTGGFPLPEKTDPLGTISGAPWGSALILPISYAYIAMMGSQGLTDASKIAILNANYMAKRLEKHYPVLFRGVNGTVAHEFIIDLRGFKTTAGIEPEDVAKRLMDYGFHSPTMSWPVPGTLMIEPTESESKAELDRFCDALISIREEIAEIENGKADVLNNVLKGAPHPPQLLMGDTWSKPYSREYAAFPAAWLRGAKFWPTTGRVDNVYGDRNLICTLQQASQVAEEAAAATA